A single Pedobacter sp. PACM 27299 DNA region contains:
- a CDS encoding NRAMP family divalent metal transporter — MKVIKNRSVLIGAAFLMATSAVGPGFLTQTTFFTQSLGASFGFVILVSIIIDIGVQLNIWRVIAVSEKRAQDIANMLLPGLGGFISFLIVLGGLAFNIGNIAGAGLGLQALLGISVINGAIFSAALAIAIFMVREAGKAMDRFAQLMGFIMIIVIIYIAITSAPPIGEAAIRTVLPLKIDFVSIVTLVGGTVGGYITFAGGHRLLDAGVKGKEALPAVNTSAVMGISVASLVRVFLFLASLGVISQGLTIDATNPTASVFQLAAGNLGYRLFGLVMFSAAVTSVIGSAYTSVSFIKSFSSKIRDHERIVIIAFILVSTLIFVLIGKPVKLLILAGVLNGFILPVTLATILFAAYKKKIVGDYKHPLWLSIFGALVVLIVGFMSIKVLYDMIFG, encoded by the coding sequence ATGAAAGTGATCAAAAACAGAAGTGTCCTGATTGGGGCTGCATTTCTGATGGCTACCTCTGCGGTTGGTCCGGGATTTTTAACACAAACCACCTTTTTTACCCAGTCGCTTGGCGCAAGCTTTGGTTTTGTGATCCTGGTTTCCATTATTATAGATATAGGCGTGCAGCTCAATATATGGCGCGTAATTGCAGTATCTGAAAAAAGAGCACAGGATATTGCGAATATGCTTTTGCCTGGATTAGGTGGCTTCATCTCTTTTTTAATTGTTCTAGGTGGATTGGCCTTTAACATTGGAAATATAGCAGGTGCAGGTCTCGGATTACAAGCCTTACTGGGGATTTCTGTCATTAACGGGGCGATCTTTTCGGCTGCCTTAGCCATCGCAATTTTTATGGTTCGGGAAGCTGGAAAGGCAATGGATCGCTTTGCACAATTGATGGGTTTTATAATGATCATTGTGATCATCTACATCGCAATTACATCCGCTCCTCCAATAGGAGAGGCGGCAATCAGAACGGTTTTACCTTTAAAGATAGACTTTGTAAGTATTGTCACACTGGTTGGTGGAACGGTAGGCGGCTATATTACTTTTGCTGGCGGTCATCGTTTACTAGATGCCGGAGTGAAAGGAAAAGAAGCTTTACCTGCGGTAAATACGAGCGCAGTAATGGGGATTTCTGTGGCTTCGTTAGTGCGCGTATTCCTGTTTTTGGCTTCTTTAGGGGTGATTAGCCAGGGACTGACAATTGATGCGACGAATCCTACCGCCTCTGTATTTCAGCTGGCAGCGGGAAATCTGGGCTACCGGTTATTCGGATTGGTGATGTTTTCAGCTGCGGTAACCTCCGTAATCGGCTCTGCTTATACTTCGGTTTCTTTTATCAAATCTTTTAGTTCTAAAATCAGAGACCATGAACGGATCGTGATCATTGCTTTCATTCTTGTATCTACCTTGATCTTTGTATTGATTGGTAAGCCGGTCAAATTGTTGATTCTGGCAGGGGTACTGAATGGGTTTATCTTGCCGGTTACGCTCGCAACCATCCTTTTCGCAGCCTATAAAAAGAAGATTGTCGGAGATTATAAGCATCCTTTATGGCTCAGCATTTTTGGAGCTTTAGTGGTGCTGATTGTCGGATTTATGAGCATAAAAGTACTTTATGATATGATTTTTGGATAA
- a CDS encoding MarR family winged helix-turn-helix transcriptional regulator: MNVIDELGILALSTRLQRLSEQLRKDGALLYKTYEIDFEPKWFPVIYTLHHKQPLGVVELATEIGYTHPSTISLLKELEKQKLIRSKKDKKDERKRLVQLTAKGEELIAKMQPVWQLMTRILSEVTDTENNLLKAITEAEEKLKQQSFIQRALQAAASN; this comes from the coding sequence ATGAACGTCATAGACGAACTTGGTATCCTGGCCCTTTCTACACGTTTACAGCGCTTGAGTGAGCAGCTCCGGAAAGACGGTGCCCTACTCTACAAAACCTATGAAATTGATTTCGAACCGAAATGGTTTCCGGTGATTTATACGCTTCATCACAAACAGCCATTGGGCGTTGTAGAACTGGCTACGGAAATCGGTTATACCCATCCTTCCACCATCAGCTTGCTGAAAGAACTGGAAAAACAAAAGCTGATCCGTTCTAAAAAAGACAAAAAAGATGAGCGGAAACGGCTGGTGCAGCTGACGGCAAAAGGAGAAGAACTGATTGCTAAAATGCAGCCGGTATGGCAGCTCATGACCCGTATTTTATCTGAGGTGACCGACACGGAGAACAACCTGCTGAAGGCCATCACTGAGGCGGAGGAAAAATTAAAACAGCAAAGCTTTATACAAAGGGCATTGCAGGCGGCGGCTTCTAACTAA
- a CDS encoding GNAT family N-acetyltransferase, which yields MEVHISQIKNESAAAIIDLILPIQQIEFKVAITLSDQPDLLAIEEVYYQKGGSFWGATIDGKLVGTIAMIKFNDHEAAIRKMFVKKEYRGKELGIAQRLLENLITHCKSHGIDHLYLGTVPVLEAALRFYERNGFLKMEKSALPVQFPLMGGDSVFYQLELS from the coding sequence ATGGAAGTACATATCTCACAAATAAAAAACGAATCCGCAGCAGCCATCATTGACCTGATATTACCCATCCAGCAAATCGAATTTAAGGTAGCCATTACTTTAAGCGATCAACCGGATTTATTAGCGATAGAAGAAGTTTACTATCAAAAAGGTGGTTCCTTTTGGGGCGCAACAATTGACGGAAAATTGGTAGGCACCATTGCCATGATTAAATTCAACGATCATGAAGCAGCCATCAGAAAAATGTTTGTAAAAAAAGAATACCGAGGAAAAGAGCTTGGTATTGCACAGCGTTTATTGGAAAACCTGATCACACATTGCAAAAGCCATGGAATTGATCATCTTTATCTTGGAACAGTTCCAGTACTGGAAGCAGCCCTTCGTTTTTATGAGAGAAATGGCTTTCTGAAAATGGAAAAATCGGCCCTGCCCGTACAATTCCCTTTGATGGGTGGAGATTCCGTATTTTACCAATTAGAACTATCCTAA